From the Candidatus Saccharibacteria bacterium genome, the window GCCGCACAAAAAGGAAGCAGCGTTAGACGCGGGCAAACCCCCGAGACATACCTTGGCTACGACCGCGCAGCCCGTTTTATGAACGCCGACCAATTTGTGGCCGACAAGCCCGTTACCTATACAACCGCTCAGAATCTTGAAAGGGATAGCTGGTCGATCGGTGGCCGCTGGCAAATGGGCGACGAATCGAGCCAAAGCCTCGCGCAAGGCGCAACGCTCACACTGAAGTTCTCTGCCCGCCAAGTCTACCTCGTCATGAGTGGTCCGCCCGGTGCCCGTATCGATGTAACGGTCACTGGCCAACCTGCACCAGGGAGCAAAGAAAGCAAGAACAGTTCCGTTACCCTCGACGGTCCACGTTTGTACACCCTGGCCAGCCTAGACCAGTTTATGACCGACCAAACGCTCAAACTGACGTTCCCAGCAGGTGTTACCATAAACGCCTTCACGTTCGGCAGCTAGAACTCGGTAGCGAGGAAAATGCAGTGCTTGATTCATCGGTCATATAGGCTACACTAGAAACATGAAAGATGTCTCGTTGGCAGACGGTGTTGTACACAAACTTCCCGACGATTTGCGGGCAGCCATACTAGCTGACTCCAAGATGCTCAACATGTGGCATAGCATCACGCCGCTCGCCAGAAACGAGTGGATTTGCTGGGTCGCAGATGCCAAAAAGCCCGAAACCCGCGCTCGGCGCATAGAGGTAGGTCGCTCCAAAATGCAGTCCGGCATGCGCCGCCCCTGCTGCTGGGCCGGCTGCACCCATAGAAAGTAATGCCGGGTTGGTAGTATGTTGTCGAAATAGTATATTCCAATCCAAGAATGAGCCTGAAGCTACCAGAAACAAACAGCTAGCGTTTTGTATATAGTGTCTTCAACAACTGGTCTTTTGCTTTGTTCATGGCTATCGCCCAAGCTGTATCACTTTCAGCATACGCCACTTCGTCTAGTTTCTCAAAACTGCTGCCTGTCTTCAGGTATTGTTTGGCGTCTGGCAATGACTTCAGCTTCTCGTACGGTACCATGTACCCATTGACTGGGTAGCGATGTGTCCTCTTGCCCGTCTTTGAGTCAACGCTCGTTATGCGGTAACCGCAGGGTCGGTGGAAGTTCAGGTAGGGCACAAACCACGTACAGTACCAGCTGTTAATATCCGGAGCATATTCCCTGGGTATATGCGCATAGCCTAGGGCTTTTCGGATAATGCTACCATTCTTGGTTTCAACCAATCCATTGTCTCCGCTTTGGTAGGCTCGAGACTTACTGAGC encodes:
- a CDS encoding YdeI/OmpD-associated family protein, with amino-acid sequence MKDVSLADGVVHKLPDDLRAAILADSKMLNMWHSITPLARNEWICWVADAKKPETRARRIEVGRSKMQSGMRRPCCWAGCTHRK